The region CTGCCGTTTGCCGCACCTTGTGTCGCGTCTGGATGAAGCCAATCACTGGCAACGCATGTTGTCGCCGGGTGAGCAGCAACGATTGGCCTTTGCCCGTGCGCTGCTCTATGCACCGCAATGGCTCTACATGGATGAAGCCACGTCGGCGATGGATGAAGAGGACGAAGCGTCGCTGTATCAGGCGTTGATCGATGAGTTGCCAGGGCTGAGCATTGTCAGCGTCGGTCATCGCAGCAGCCTGAAACGTTTCCACCCACGGCACATTCGTATCGACAATGGGCATTTGGTGGATCAAGCCGTAACCGCCTGACCACCACAAATCCCCTGATGGGGCGCGCTTTTGTGGCGAGGGGGCATTCCGACAAGCCCCCTCGCCACAGCTCGCTCCTACAGGGGGTGTTGGTGATCGTACAACCCGCTTGCGCTATGATGCGCTTTCAGCCGAATTTTTCGAGACAGACGTTCACCATGGAAAACCCGATCGACGCACCTCGCCTCCCTCGCAAGCGCCGCAGCCTCGCTCAGGAACTGGTGACGGTGCTGTCCGAGCAGATCCGCGACGGTCAGCTCAAGCGTGGCGACAAGTTGCCCACCGAGTCGGCGATCATGGATGCCCATGGCGTCAGCCGCACCGTGGTGCGCGAAGCGATTTCCCGTTTGCAGGCCGCCGGGCAGGTTGAAACCCGTCACGGCATCGGCACCTTCGTGCTCGACACCCCGAGCCCGAGCGGTTTCCGTATTGACCCGGCCACCGTCGTCACCTTGCGTGATGTGCTGGCCATTCTGGAACTGCGTATCAGCCTGGAAGTGGAGTCCGCCGGCCTCGCCGCGCAACGCCGCAGCGCCGAGCAGCTTGGTCTGATGAGAGCAGCGTTGGACGCCCTCAACGAAAGTGCTTCCCACGCCAGCGATGCCGTAGCCTCGGACTTCCAGTTCCACCTGCAAATCGCCCTGTCCACCGGCAACCGCTACTTCACCGACATCATGACCCACCTGGGCACCAGCATCATTCCACGCACGCGCCTGAATTCTGCGCGCCTGGCCCATGACGACCAACAGCACTACATGAGTCGCCTGAGCCGTGAACACGAAGAGATTTACGACGCGATTGCCCGTCAGGATTCCGATGCGGCGCGGGCCGCGATGCGTTTGCATTTGACCAATAGTCGCGAGCGGCTGCGCCATGCGCATGAAGAGGCTGAGGCGCAGCGGGGGTAGGTTTTCAGGTCAGAAGGTTTGTCGCCTGACAGACCGCTTTCGCGAGCAAGCCCGCTCCCACATTTGATCTGCGGCGTTCACAAATAGTGTGTTCACCGAAGATCCATTGTGGGAGCGGGCTTGCTCGCGAAGAGGCCAGATGCCGTTACGCAATGCCCTCAGCCAGCCTTCAAAATCCCCCGATCCACCCGCACCGCCAATTCAGCCGTCCCAGGCTTGGCATCAAAAACTACCTGCCCCTGAGCATCCACCACCGCCCGTGCAATCGGCAGACCCTTGGACAACAACTCCAACGGTGCACCCTTCAGTGATTGGCCCGAGGCCAGTTCCAATTTCAATTTAATCGTCATCTTCAGATCTCCTTATCAGGCAACGTTGCCAGTTGGGTGGTAGTCCTTGAGCAGCAGATAAGTGCTCCAGCCCCACCAGTCGTCGACGGTGGCGGTGTCGTTGAGGTTGTTCACATCCTTGCGTCGCAGCACTTTGCTGCCCTCGAGCCGGAACAGCGGCGAGAAGTTGGTCGCCAGGTTCAGCACGGCTTGCAGGTCAGGCAGTTGTTTCAGCGCCGCAAAGCTGCTGGGTGCTGGAACAGTCCCGCTGAGGTAAGTCGCGAACACTTCATCCGCTGACACCTGAACCGCTTTGTTGACGTGAATACGGTTGGCACTGTCGATAGCATCGAAGTAGCGCTTGTCCCCATACGCACGCCATTGCTCGCCGTTGCCATTGCGCACATTGAGGCCGAATTTGCTGTCTTCGTCGTGCATGAAGCGGGTAATCAGCGAGCCCAGGTCACTCGGCGTCACCGCTGCTGCCATTGCTTTGCGCGGCACCCGCAAGTGGCCGGCGGAAAACAGGTCAGTAAGGAAGTGATCGGCAAAGGCATTCATCGCATAGGCGACTTCCAACTGTTTTTCATCTTGAGCGGTGCGGGCCGCTGCGGCGTGCTGAAGCGCGGCGGTGTGGCCGGCGATGTAAGCCTGCTGTGCCCATTCGCCAAAATGGTCGGCGTTGTTCGCCGCCAGTTTCAAGTAACGCCCCAGCGGGATCAGTGCCGAGACGAAACTGCCACCACCGGTGATTTTGTTCCACTCTTCCGACAACGTATCTCCGAGGGCGTCGTAGGCTTCGTGGGGCTGCTTACCGTCCTTGATCGCCTGGTTCACGGCGTCGATTTCTTTTTGCATCACGGCGAGGATGTTTACCGCCTCTGCTTTTGATGCGGACAACACGGCCAGCGTGTCGAAAGCGGCGATAAAACGGTTCAGGCGATCCGCCGGGGTAGTGCCGTCGCTGATCGGGCGATCCGGGATGCCATAGAAATCACCGCCCAATGCCAGCACCTGGCCGTAAGTCGGCGCCAACCCGTTGGTTAGATGCAGTTGCACGTTATGGGCGAGGATCGGTTCGGCGTTTTCGACGAAGCGCAGCAGGGTGTTGTCGCCAATGGCTGTGTGTTCACCGCCCTCGAACTTCAGCGGTGGCTTGCCGGTCAAGGCTTTGCCGGAGGCCGAAGTCGGCTGCTGCGGATGACTGTGATGCTCGGCAATGTGCAGCACCAGGTGATCGTTGTCCCCGGTGATGGCGATGCCGCGTTCAGAAAAAGATCATCGAACCGGGCGATCACCTGTTTCGGTTGGTCCTGGGGTTGCGTGTGTAGACCTGACATTTCTAGCTCCTTGATATGTCGTAGGTAAGTTCGTATTTAGCTGTATGTATATACAGTTAAATAAAGCTTAGTCGAGAATCTTCCTACGTCAAGGAATCGCCTTTTCTGACTCAAACTTTGAGGTCGGCGATGAAATGCAGTTGACGGTTATATTTTAAGTTGTACGATGACCTACAACTTCGGGAAGGCTGAACGGTTTTCTCACACATACGTTGCTATCCAGGGTGTTCGAATAATGAATCCACAAGAACTGAAGTCCATCCTCTCTTCCGGCCTGCTGTCTTTCCCGGTCACCGATTTCAATGCTCAGGGCGATTTCCATCGCGCGGGCTACATCAAACGTCTCGAGTGGCTGGCCCCATACGGCGCCACGGCACTGTTCGCCGCGGGCGGCACCGGTGAGTTCTTCTCTCTGGCGGCCAGCGAATACTCGGAAATCATCAAGACCGCTGTCGACACCTGCGAAACCAGCGTGCCAATCCTGGCCGGTGTAGGCGGTTCGACTCGTCAAGCCATCGAATACGCACAGGAAGCCGAACGTCTGGGCGCCAAAGGCCTGTTGCTGC is a window of Pseudomonas sp. 10S4 DNA encoding:
- a CDS encoding FadR/GntR family transcriptional regulator — encoded protein: MENPIDAPRLPRKRRSLAQELVTVLSEQIRDGQLKRGDKLPTESAIMDAHGVSRTVVREAISRLQAAGQVETRHGIGTFVLDTPSPSGFRIDPATVVTLRDVLAILELRISLEVESAGLAAQRRSAEQLGLMRAALDALNESASHASDAVASDFQFHLQIALSTGNRYFTDIMTHLGTSIIPRTRLNSARLAHDDQQHYMSRLSREHEEIYDAIARQDSDAARAAMRLHLTNSRERLRHAHEEAEAQRG